The proteins below come from a single Miscanthus floridulus cultivar M001 chromosome 1, ASM1932011v1, whole genome shotgun sequence genomic window:
- the LOC136506865 gene encoding uncharacterized protein — MADSAALSTSLPRSLASRRPLSSPLHARARARSQRRCRLGSRSLHRLRARAGKDDPEDLYGPYPWDQPLDLTTGFDIQWVPEDRVTLFTSDGLIQIGGSLVPRRVSASEKRQRKMKSAQKLRRFQESSYMDPNQSLCLGALFNIAATNGLDMGRRLCIFGFCRSIEMLSDVVEDTVLEHGGEVVTAEKANNDGLQEKLTMSVAVPLLWGVPPASETLHVAVRSGGGIVDKIYWQWDLF, encoded by the exons ATGGCCGATTCAGCCGCGCTCTCCACCTCCCTACCCCGCTCGCTGGCGTCCAGGAGGCCCCTCTCGTCCCCTCTCCACGCCAGGGCCCGGGCCCGCTCCCAGCGCCGCTGCCGGCTCGGATCGCGCTCGCTCCACCGGTTGCGTGCTCGGGCGGGGAAGGATGATCCGGAGGACCTCTACGGGCCCTACCCATGGGACCAGCCCTTGGATCTCACCACTGGGTTCG ACATTCAGTGGGTGCCAGAAGACAGAGTCACGCTGTTCACTTCTGATGGCCTGATCCAAATTGGGGGTTCCCTGGTTCCTCGTCGAGTTAGTGCTTCTGAG AAGAGGCAACGGAAAATGAAGAGTGCACAAAAGTTGCGCCGGTTTCAGGAGAGCTCTTACATGGATCCAAATCAAAGTCTTTGCCTTGGAGCACTATTTAACATAGCAGCAACAAAT GGCCTAGACATGGGCAGAAGATTATGCATCTTTGGCTTTTGTCGTTCTATTGAAATGTTAAGCGATGTGGTGGAAGATACAGTATTGGAGCATGGTGGCGAG GTTGTCACTGCAGAGAAAGCAAACAATGACGGCCTCCAGGAGAAGCTAACCATGTCTGTCGCAGTACCATTGCTGTGGGGGGTTCCTCCAGCATCAGAGACCCTCCATGTCGCTGTGCGGAGCGGTGGCGGTATTGTTGATAAGATCTATTGGCAGTGGGACTTATTCTAG